The proteins below are encoded in one region of Hordeum vulgare subsp. vulgare chromosome 3H, MorexV3_pseudomolecules_assembly, whole genome shotgun sequence:
- the LOC123444945 gene encoding coatomer subunit zeta-3-like, which yields MAPCPSVKNILVLDAEGKRVAVKYYADDWPSASSKMAFEKSLFVKTQKTSARAEADVVMFDGYIVVYKFIQDLHFFVTGGDEENELILASVLQGFSDAVGVLLRNNVDKRTALENLDLIFLCLDEVVDGGIVLETDGNAIAEKVSGHGLEGAGSFTEQTISQALATAREHFARSLLK from the exons ATG GCGCCCTGCCCTTCCGTCAAGAACATCCTCGTGCTGGACGCGGAGGGGAAGCGCGTGGCCGTGAAGTACTACGCCGACGACTGGCCCTCCGCTTCCTCCAAGATGGCTTTCGAGAAGTCGCTCTTCGTGAAGACCCAGAAAACCAGCGCCAGAGCAGAGG CTGATGTGGTAATGTTTGATGGCTACATTGTTGTTTACAAGTTCATCCAAGATCTCCATTTTTTTGTAACTGGAGGGGATGAGGAGAATGAGCTTATTTTAGCGTCAGTTCTTCAAGGGTTTTCTGATGCTGTTGGCGTTCTTCTCAG AAACAATGTAGACAAAAGGACAGCTCTTGAAAATCTGGATCTCATCTTTTTGTGCCTCGACGAAGTTGTTGATGGAGG GATTGTTCTGGAAACAGATGGAAATGCGATAGCCGAGAAGGTGTCAGGCCATGGATTGGAAGGAGCTGGATCGTTCACCGAGCAG ACGATAAGCCAAGCCCTAGCAACAGCAAGAGAGCACTTCGCGAGGTCTCTTCTGAAGTAG
- the LOC123444944 gene encoding protein ALP1-like isoform X2: MSRKTFDYICTLITGDFSRKPQGFRNCRFGDKTILALEDQVAVALLRLTTGESLLSIGNLFGMNHSAISNITWKFIESLEDHAISHLKWPDPEEMATIKAKFEKLQGLPNCCGAVDTTHILMCSSAQPNSNVWLDCENRNSMVLQAVVDPDMRFRDIVSGWPGSMDDSCILRTSGFYRLCEKGGRLDGQIELPGEPAGSVVREYIIGDTGYPLLPWLMTPYQEPDLSPAKAAFNKQHAAARMVVQGAMARLKERWQVLKGELWRPDKQRLPRIIYACCLLTNIMIDLDDTHRERAPASHDHDDGHYQQFSNMADDSAVAQRDLLCQYVSRLGSKLPE, encoded by the coding sequence ATGTCGaggaagacattcgactacatttGCACTCTTATTACTGGGGACTTCTCAAGAAAGCCGCAGGGTTTCAGAAATTGCAGGTTTGGAGACAAGACGATTCTTGCGTTGGAGGATCAAGTAGCTGTTGCTCTGTTGAGACTGACGACTGGCGAATCACTTTTGAGCATAGGGAATCTCTTCGGAATGAACCACTCAGCCATCTCAAACATCACTTGGAAGTTCATCGAGTCCTTGGAGGATCACGCAATCAGTCATCTGAAGTGGCCTGACCCTGAGGAGATGGCGACCATCAAAGCAAAGTTTGAAAAGCTCCAGGGCCTCCCCAACTGCTGCGGCGCCGTAGACACAACACACATCCTCATGTGCTCTTCAGCTCAGCCTAACAGCAATGTCTGGCTTGACTGTGAGAACAGGAACAGCATGGTTCTGCAGGCCGTTGTCGACCCCGACATGCGTTTCAGAGACATTGTCAGTGGCTGGCCTGGCAGCATGGATGACTCCTGCATCTTGCGCACCTCGGGCTTCTACAGGCTGTGCGAGAAAGGCGGGAGGCTGGACGGCCAAATTGAGCTTCCTGGGGAGCCAGCAGGGTCAGTGGTCAGAGAGTACATCATCGGGGACACTGgctaccctctccttccctggctgATGACTCCATACCAAGAGCCTGATCTGTCTCCGGCAAAAGCAGCATTCAACAAGCAGCACGCCGCCGCGAGAATGGTGGTGCAGGGTGCTATGGCCAGGCTGAAGGAAAGGTGGCAGGTACTCAAGGGGGAGCTATGGAGGCCCGACAAGCAGCGGCTGCCCAGGATCATCTACGCCTGCTGCCTGCTCACCAACATCATGATCGACCTCGACGACACACACAGAGAACGGGCACCGGCGTCGCACGACCATGATGACGGTCACTATCAGCAGTTCAGCAATATGGCCGACGACAGTGCAGTCGCGCAAAGGGACCTGCTTTGCCAGTATGTCAGCAGGCTCGGCAGCAAACTGCCGGAGTGA
- the LOC123444944 gene encoding protein ALP1-like isoform X1, with the protein MAPLRGAKRRKRHPEKALPAGVMAPLPPPGAADWWDSFSRRLAAGHYSKDCQNFESVFKMSRKTFDYICTLITGDFSRKPQGFRNCRFGDKTILALEDQVAVALLRLTTGESLLSIGNLFGMNHSAISNITWKFIESLEDHAISHLKWPDPEEMATIKAKFEKLQGLPNCCGAVDTTHILMCSSAQPNSNVWLDCENRNSMVLQAVVDPDMRFRDIVSGWPGSMDDSCILRTSGFYRLCEKGGRLDGQIELPGEPAGSVVREYIIGDTGYPLLPWLMTPYQEPDLSPAKAAFNKQHAAARMVVQGAMARLKERWQVLKGELWRPDKQRLPRIIYACCLLTNIMIDLDDTHRERAPASHDHDDGHYQQFSNMADDSAVAQRDLLCQYVSRLGSKLPE; encoded by the exons atgGCGCCACTGAGGGGGGCCAAGCGCCGGAAGCGGCACCCCGAGAAGGCCCTGCCGGCGGGGGTGATGGCGCCCTTGCCCCCGCCCGGCGCCGCCGATTGGTGGGACTCCTTCTCCCGCAGGCTTGCAGCAG GACACTACTCCAAAGACTGCCAAAACTTTGAGTCAGTCTTCAAGATGTCGaggaagacattcgactacatttGCACTCTTATTACTGGGGACTTCTCAAGAAAGCCGCAGGGTTTCAGAAATTGCAGGTTTGGAGACAAGACGATTCTTGCGTTGGAGGATCAAGTAGCTGTTGCTCTGTTGAGACTGACGACTGGCGAATCACTTTTGAGCATAGGGAATCTCTTCGGAATGAACCACTCAGCCATCTCAAACATCACTTGGAAGTTCATCGAGTCCTTGGAGGATCACGCAATCAGTCATCTGAAGTGGCCTGACCCTGAGGAGATGGCGACCATCAAAGCAAAGTTTGAAAAGCTCCAGGGCCTCCCCAACTGCTGCGGCGCCGTAGACACAACACACATCCTCATGTGCTCTTCAGCTCAGCCTAACAGCAATGTCTGGCTTGACTGTGAGAACAGGAACAGCATGGTTCTGCAGGCCGTTGTCGACCCCGACATGCGTTTCAGAGACATTGTCAGTGGCTGGCCTGGCAGCATGGATGACTCCTGCATCTTGCGCACCTCGGGCTTCTACAGGCTGTGCGAGAAAGGCGGGAGGCTGGACGGCCAAATTGAGCTTCCTGGGGAGCCAGCAGGGTCAGTGGTCAGAGAGTACATCATCGGGGACACTGgctaccctctccttccctggctgATGACTCCATACCAAGAGCCTGATCTGTCTCCGGCAAAAGCAGCATTCAACAAGCAGCACGCCGCCGCGAGAATGGTGGTGCAGGGTGCTATGGCCAGGCTGAAGGAAAGGTGGCAGGTACTCAAGGGGGAGCTATGGAGGCCCGACAAGCAGCGGCTGCCCAGGATCATCTACGCCTGCTGCCTGCTCACCAACATCATGATCGACCTCGACGACACACACAGAGAACGGGCACCGGCGTCGCACGACCATGATGACGGTCACTATCAGCAGTTCAGCAATATGGCCGACGACAGTGCAGTCGCGCAAAGGGACCTGCTTTGCCAGTATGTCAGCAGGCTCGGCAGCAAACTGCCGGAGTGA